The following proteins are encoded in a genomic region of Rhodoferax aquaticus:
- a CDS encoding carbohydrate ABC transporter permease: MKKKFPWHALVFVAPALLIYAVLSAFPLIGTLYTGLFTQSDAGVYSFVGLQNYQTILMDPQWSHTFWNAMYNNLKFFGFHMLVQNPIALLLAALLSLPNVRFSATYRTVFFLPTLLSVVIVGFTWQLILSPRWGVAEGFMNMLGIGQYFAPWLGLEETVLPTLSLMSNWQYVGIPMMLIYASMISIPDDIIEAALVEGASPWRIFWQIRLPLILPTLGLTTILTFVGNFNAFDLIYAVKGAVAGPNYSSDILGTLFYRTFFGFQSQVANPTMGAAVATLMFLVILMGVGVYFVVIQRRLQRYSL, from the coding sequence ATGAAAAAGAAATTTCCGTGGCACGCGCTGGTGTTCGTGGCACCGGCACTGCTGATTTACGCCGTGCTCAGCGCCTTTCCTTTGATTGGCACGCTGTACACCGGTCTATTCACCCAAAGTGATGCAGGGGTCTACAGCTTTGTAGGCCTGCAAAACTACCAAACGATCTTGATGGACCCGCAGTGGTCACACACGTTTTGGAATGCCATGTACAACAACCTGAAGTTCTTCGGGTTCCACATGTTGGTGCAAAACCCGATCGCCTTGTTGCTGGCGGCCCTGTTGTCGCTGCCCAACGTGCGCTTTTCGGCAACGTACCGCACCGTGTTCTTCTTGCCGACATTGTTGTCCGTGGTCATTGTGGGCTTTACATGGCAGCTGATTCTTTCTCCACGCTGGGGCGTGGCCGAAGGCTTCATGAATATGTTGGGCATCGGTCAGTACTTCGCTCCGTGGTTGGGTTTGGAAGAGACTGTTTTGCCGACCTTGTCGCTGATGTCGAACTGGCAGTATGTAGGCATCCCCATGATGCTGATCTATGCGTCCATGATTTCGATTCCCGACGACATCATTGAAGCTGCGTTGGTGGAAGGTGCCTCACCCTGGCGCATCTTTTGGCAGATCCGTTTGCCTCTGATCTTGCCCACACTAGGCCTCACAACCATTTTGACGTTTGTCGGAAACTTCAATGCGTTTGACCTGATTTACGCGGTTAAGGGTGCAGTGGCTGGGCCTAACTACAGTTCCGATATCTTGGGCACCTTGTTCTACCGCACCTTCTTCGGCTTTCAGTCCCAAGTGGCCAACCCCACCATGGGTGCTGCGGTGGCCACGCTGATGTTCCTAGTCATTTTGATGGGTGTGGGTGTGTACTTCGTCGTTATTCAGCGCCGCCTGCAGCGCTATTCCCTGTGA
- a CDS encoding carbohydrate ABC transporter permease: MFKRVAPSRFFVHVTLMAYAVLALFPILLVLVNSFKRRDAIFDSPLALPTAETFSLVGYVKVLEQANVLNYFSNSLIVTVVSLFFILLFGAMAAWALSEYRFPGNRWLALFFAFGIMVPIRLGTVSILKIMVAADLVNTLTALILVYIAQGLPLAVMILSEFMAQVPKELKDAARCDGISEYSIFYHVILPLIRPALATVAVFTMVPIWNDLWFPLILAPSDQTATITLGVQQFVGQYSTDWNGVMSSLTLAMVPVIILYALFSRQLIRGITAGAVK; this comes from the coding sequence ATGTTCAAACGCGTGGCGCCTAGCCGCTTCTTTGTACATGTCACATTGATGGCTTACGCCGTGTTGGCACTGTTTCCTATTCTGTTGGTTTTGGTCAATTCGTTCAAACGTCGGGATGCCATTTTTGACAGTCCCCTGGCCTTGCCGACTGCCGAAACCTTCTCCTTGGTGGGCTACGTCAAAGTGCTGGAACAGGCCAATGTACTGAACTACTTCAGCAACAGTCTGATCGTCACCGTCGTGTCCCTGTTCTTCATTTTGCTGTTTGGTGCCATGGCGGCCTGGGCTTTGTCAGAGTACCGTTTTCCAGGCAACCGTTGGCTGGCGTTGTTCTTCGCGTTCGGCATCATGGTTCCCATTCGCTTGGGCACGGTGAGCATCTTGAAGATCATGGTGGCGGCCGATTTGGTCAATACCCTTACGGCCTTGATCTTGGTCTACATCGCCCAAGGTTTGCCCTTGGCAGTGATGATTTTGTCGGAGTTCATGGCGCAGGTACCCAAGGAACTCAAAGACGCGGCGCGCTGCGACGGCATCAGTGAATACAGCATTTTTTACCACGTGATCTTGCCCTTGATTCGCCCGGCATTGGCCACCGTGGCGGTGTTCACCATGGTGCCTATTTGGAATGACCTGTGGTTCCCCTTGATCCTGGCACCCTCAGACCAGACGGCCACGATCACCTTGGGTGTGCAGCAGTTCGTGGGGCAGTACTCCACCGACTGGAATGGCGTGATGTCCTCGCTCACCTTGGCGATGGTGCCGGTCATCATCTTGTATGCATTGTTCTCCCGTCAACTGATTCGCGGCATCACCGCGGGTGCAGTGAAATAA
- a CDS encoding ABC transporter ATP-binding protein, giving the protein MARVSLKNISKSYGKTSVLQDINLEIEHGELVVLVGPSGCGKSTLLRVLCGLEDISSGELRIGDDIVNDLPPAQRGIAMVFQSYALYPHMTVYRNMAFGLKIQGEDKAQIDKRVRDAAKVLHIDHLLERLPRELSGGQRQRVAIGRAIVREPKLFLFDEPLSNLDAALRAKTRIELARLHKDLAATMVYVTHDQVEAMTLGDKIVVLHEGRVQQAGTPLTLYQQPANRFVATFIGSPTINLMPGRVTDVSAQGARVQLGNGCRLLATVDTTGLQVGESVEVGLRPEHCDVLPAGTPPGPDDAAFDAEITLVEHLGESNLLYLKTDDGQELIIRGDGSAEVHLGDSVIVRAAPEALYLFRADGMACPRLRPGNMRSANAR; this is encoded by the coding sequence ATGGCACGAGTTTCCTTAAAAAACATCTCCAAGTCCTACGGCAAAACCTCGGTTCTGCAAGACATCAACTTGGAAATTGAGCACGGTGAGCTGGTCGTACTGGTTGGCCCTAGCGGCTGCGGCAAGTCGACACTGTTGCGCGTTTTGTGTGGTCTAGAAGATATCAGCAGCGGTGAGTTGCGCATTGGCGATGACATCGTCAATGACTTGCCACCCGCACAGCGCGGCATCGCCATGGTGTTCCAAAGCTATGCGCTGTACCCCCATATGACGGTGTACCGCAACATGGCGTTTGGTTTGAAGATCCAAGGCGAAGACAAAGCCCAAATCGACAAGCGCGTGCGCGATGCTGCCAAGGTTTTGCATATCGACCACTTGCTAGAGCGTTTGCCCCGCGAGTTGTCGGGTGGGCAGCGCCAACGGGTGGCGATTGGGCGCGCGATTGTGCGTGAACCCAAACTGTTTTTGTTTGATGAGCCGTTGTCCAACCTGGATGCGGCATTGCGTGCCAAAACACGCATTGAGCTTGCGCGTCTGCACAAGGACTTGGCTGCCACCATGGTCTATGTGACCCACGACCAAGTAGAGGCCATGACCCTGGGCGACAAAATAGTCGTGCTGCATGAAGGGCGCGTGCAACAAGCGGGCACACCGCTCACGCTGTACCAACAGCCTGCGAATCGTTTTGTCGCAACCTTCATTGGTTCGCCCACCATCAATCTGATGCCAGGGCGAGTGACCGACGTATCGGCGCAAGGTGCGCGTGTGCAACTGGGCAATGGGTGCCGCTTGTTGGCCACGGTAGACACCACGGGTTTGCAAGTGGGAGAGTCTGTTGAAGTGGGCTTGCGCCCCGAGCACTGTGATGTGTTGCCCGCAGGCACCCCTCCGGGCCCTGACGACGCCGCGTTTGACGCAGAGATCACCTTGGTCGAACACTTGGGTGAATCCAATCTGCTGTACCTGAAGACCGATGACGGCCAAGAGCTCATCATCCGGGGTGATGGCAGCGCAGAGGTGCACTTGGGTGACTCCGTCATCGTGCGTGCAGCGCCCGAGGCCTTGTATTTGTTCCGTGCGGACGGAATGGCCTGCCCCCGCCTGCGGCCCGGCAATATGCGATCAGCCAACGCACGATGA